The region GCTCGTCGTCGCGCGCGAGCGGCTGCTCGACGTGGCACGCTGGCTCCGCGACGATGCCGCCGCACGGTTCACCTTCTGCTCGGACGTGACGGCCACCGACTGGCCGTCGCGCCCCGAGCGGTTCGACGTGATCTACTGTCTCTATTCCATTCCGCTCCGCCATCGCGTGCGCGTGAAGGTGCGCGCCGGCGAGGGGGATCCCGTCGCCTCGGTCACTGGCATCTGGCCCGCCGCCAACTGGCTCGAACGCGAGGTCTTCGACATGTTCGGCGTGCGCTTCGAGGGGCACCCGGACCTGCGCCGCATCCTCATGCCCGAGGAGTGGCAGGGGCACCCGCAGCGGAAGGACTATCCGCTCGAAGGGCCCGGCGAGTTGATGCTCGAGGACCCGACCGAGTGGTTGAAGCTCCGCAGCGACGCGAACGTCGCGGATATCGAGTAGCCCGATGGCCGAACCGTTCGTCCAGCCGATGTTCGACACCGACGAGCTGGTCCTCAACATGGGACCGCAGCACCCGAGCACGCACGGCGTGCTGCGCGTGGTGCTCCGCCTGGACGGCGAGCGCGTCATCGACGCCGACGTGGTGATTGGCTACCTGCACCGCGGCATCGAGAAACTGTCGGAAGCGCGCGACTACACGCAGATCATCCTGCTGACCGACCGCATGGACTACCTCGCGGCGGCCACCAACAACCTGGGCTACGTCGAGACCGTCGAGAAGATGATGGGGCTCGAGGTGCCGCGCCGCGCGCTGTACCTCCGCACGGTGATGTCCGAGCTGCAGCGGATCGCCAGCCACCTGGTGTGGCTCGGCACGCACGCGATGGACATCGGCGCGACGACGGTGTTCCTCTACACGTTCCGCGAGCGGGAGCTGATTCTCGACCTGTTCGAGGAGTATTGCGGCGCGCGCCTGACCTACAACTGCATGCGGATCGGCGGGCTGCCGCAGGACATCCCGCCTGGATGGGAGAAGAAGGTCCGCGAGTTCTGCGACCTGTTCGAGACGAAGGTCCCCGAGTACGAGACCCTGCTGACGCACAACCGCATCTGGCTCGAGCGCACGCGTGAGGTGGGCGTGATCTCGGGCGAGGCCGCGACCGCCATCGGCCTGAGCGGGCCGCCGCTGCGCGCCTCGGGCATCTTCCGCGACATCCGCAAGGACGAGCCGTACGCCGCGTACAGCGAGTTCGAGTTCGACGTCCCGCTCGGCACGCGCGGCGACACGTACGATCGCTACCTGGTGCGCATCGAGGAGTTCTACCAGTCGCTGCGGATCATCCGGCAGGCGCTCGACGGGCTCCCCGAGGGGCCGGTCATCGGCAAGGTGCCGCGCCTGATCAAGCCGCCCGCCGGCGAGACGTACCACGCGATCGAGGCGCCGAAGGGAGAACTCGGATACTTCATCGCGAGCGACGGGAAGTCGCTCAGCCCGTACCGCTTCCGCGTGCGGCCGCCGTCGTTCTGCAACCTGCAGGCGCTGCGCCAGCTGGTGAAAGGACACCTGGTGGCCGACGTCGTCGCGCTCATCGGCACCATCGATATCGTGCTGGGAGAGGTGGACCGGTGATCGATCTCCTCGTCATTCCGATCCTGCAGATCGTCATTCTCCTGGCCGGCCTGCTCACCGCGGTGGCGTATGCGACGCTGCTCGAGCGCAAGATCCAGGCATGGGTGCAGTCGCGCCTCGGACCGATGCGCGTCGGGCCGTCCGGCGTGCTCCAGCCGGTGGCGGACGTGCTCAAGCTCCTGCTGAAGGAAGACATCACCCCGGCGCGGGCCGATAAGTGGGTGTACACCGCCGCGCCGATCCTGGCGGTGGTTCCCTCGCTCGTCGTGTTCGCGGTGATCCCGTTCGGGCCGGTGATGGAGATCTTCGGCCGTCCGGTGGCGCTGACGATCACCGACATCAACGTCGGCCTGCTGTACCTCGTGTCGGTCTCGTCGATCGGCGTGTACGGCATCATCCTCGCGGGCTACGCCTCCAACAGCAAGTACCCGCTGCTCGCCGGGCTGCGCGCGTCGGCACAGCTCATCAGCTACGAGGTCGCGGTCACGATGACGCTGGTCAGCATGATCCTCATGGCCGGCACGCTCAGCATGGTCGGCATCGTGAACGCGCAGCTCAACGCCGGCCTGTGGTACGCGTTCGTGCAGCCGGTGGCGCTGCTGATCTTCTTCGTCGGCGGCCTGGCCGAAACCAACCGCGCGCCGTTCGACATGCCGGAGGCGGAGCAGGAGCTGGTTGGCGGGTTCCACACCGAGTACAGCGGGATGCGCTTCGCGCTGTTCTACCTCGCGGAGTACATCAACATGATCGTCGTCTGCACGATGGTGACGACGCTGTTTCTGGGCGGGTGGCTGCGCCCGTTCCCGAACGTCGGGGCGCTGTGGGTGCTCGACTACGTGCCCGGGTGGATCTGGTTCCTCCTCAAGACGTTCGTCGCCTTCTACGTCTTCATGTGGATCCGGGCGACCCTGCCGCGCTACCGCTACGACCAGCTGATGCGGCTGGGGTGGAAGGTCCTCATCCCGCTCGCCATCGCCAACCTGATCGTGACCGCTGCCGCAAAGGTATTTCTGTGATTACCGCGCTCGGCTTCTGGACGCTCGCCGCTTTCATTCTCGGGTTCGCGGCGCTCGTCATCACCACGAAGAACCCCGTGCACAGCGTGCTGTTCCTCGTGCTCAACTTCCTCTGCGTCGCGGCGCTCTACGTGCTGCTGCGGGCCGAGTTCCTGGCCGTCATCCAGGTGCTGGTCTATGCCGGCGGCATCGTCGTGCTGTACCTGTTTGTCGTCATGCTGGTCAACCTGAAGCGGCCGCCCGAGGAACACGTCGCGCCGCAGCGCTACGGGAAGAGCGGCGCGGTCCTCGCCGGCGCGGTGCTCGCCGAGTTCACCGCCATCCTGGTGTACGGGACGCTGCGGCTGACGCCGTCCGGGCCCGGCGTGGGAAAAGGGGTCAGCTCGCTGGGGGGCAACGTCCAGACGCTTGGCTGGCTGCTGTATACGGACTATCTCGTGCCGTTCGAGGTCGCGTCGATGCTGCTGCTTGTCGCGATGGTCGGCGCGATCGTGCTCGCGAAGCGGGAGCTCTGACCGATGCCGATCACCCCCACACATTACGCGCTGCTGTCGGCCGCCCTGTTCACCATCGGACTGATCGGCGTGCTCGTCCGCCGCAACATCATCATCGTCTTCATGTCCATCGAGCTGATGCTCAACGCGGTCAACATCAACCTGATCGCGTACTCGGCGCAGTGGCAGAACGCGATCGGGCAGGTGTTTGCGGTGTTCGTGATCGCGGTGGCTGCCGCGGAGGCCGCGGTGGGGCTCGGCATCGTCCTCGCGTTCTACCGGAACAAGGAGACGGTGAACATCGACGAGATGAACCTCATGAAATGGTGAATCTGGTGAATCTGGTGACTTGGTGATCTCGTGAAGTTTATCTGGCTGCTTCCGCTCCTCCCGCTCCTCGGCGCCGCGCTGAACGGCGTCCTCGGCATTCGCTGGTACAGCCGGCGCGTGTCGGCCGGCCTGGCGTGCGCGACGATGGCGGCCGCCACCGCGATTGGCCTTACCGCGTTCGTGCAGCTCCTGCAGCTGCCGCCGGACCAGCGCGTCTACGACGTCACGCTCGGCCGCTGGCTTCCGCCGATCCCGCTGGTGACGGCGCACGGCGTCGGCGCGTTCGAGGCGGCGTGGACGTTCCGGCTGGATCCGCTCTCCGCGATGATGGTGCTCGTCGTCACGGGCATCGGCTTCCTGATCCACGTGTACTCGGTCGCGTACATGATGGACGAGCCTCGCGGGGCGTACGCGCGGTTCTTCGCCTACCTGAACCTCTTCTGCGCGTTCATGCTGACGCTGGTGCTCGGCGCGAACTTCCTGGTGATGTTCGTCGGCTGGGAAGGCGTCGGGCTCTGCTCGTACCTGCTGATCGGCTTCTGGTACGAGAAGAAGTCCGCGGCCGACGCGGGCAAGAAGGCGTTCATCACCAACCGCGTGGGAGATTGGGGCTTCCTGCTGGGGATGTTCCTCGTCTTCTACACGTTCGGCACGCTCGATTTCCGCGAGGTGGCCGCCAGGGCGGCCGCCTTTCCGGTGGAGACCGCCGGGTTCGGCGTGATCTCGGCGATCTGCCTTCTGCTGTTTGTCGGCGCGACCGGCAAGAGCGCGCAGATCCCGTTGTACGTCTGGCTCCCTGATGCGATGGAAGGGCCGACGCCGGTCTCCGCGCTCATTCATGCCGCGACGATGGTGACCGCCGGCGTGTACATGGTCGGGCGCAACGCCGTGCTGTTCTCGCACGCGCCCGACGTGCTGCTGATTGTCGCGATCGTCGGCGCGCTCACCGCGATCATGGCGGCGAGCATCGGGCTCGTGCAGAACGACATCAAGCGCGTGCTGGCGTACTCGACCGTCTCGCAGCTCGGCTACATGTTCCTGGCGATGGGCATGGGCGCGTTTGCGGCGGGCGCCTTCCACCTGATGACGCACGCCTTCTTCAAGGCGCTGCTCTTCCTCGGGAGCGGCGCCGTGATCCACGCGATGGCCGGGGAGCAGGACATGCGCAAGATGGGCGGGCTGCGCACGTTCCTGCCGATTACCTACGT is a window of Acidobacteriota bacterium DNA encoding:
- a CDS encoding NADH-quinone oxidoreductase subunit C, which encodes MLPPAFVPALERALPGAVAHVSYFVGDWTLVVARERLLDVARWLRDDAAARFTFCSDVTATDWPSRPERFDVIYCLYSIPLRHRVRVKVRAGEGDPVASVTGIWPAANWLEREVFDMFGVRFEGHPDLRRILMPEEWQGHPQRKDYPLEGPGELMLEDPTEWLKLRSDANVADIE
- a CDS encoding NADH-quinone oxidoreductase subunit D; the encoded protein is MFDTDELVLNMGPQHPSTHGVLRVVLRLDGERVIDADVVIGYLHRGIEKLSEARDYTQIILLTDRMDYLAAATNNLGYVETVEKMMGLEVPRRALYLRTVMSELQRIASHLVWLGTHAMDIGATTVFLYTFRERELILDLFEEYCGARLTYNCMRIGGLPQDIPPGWEKKVREFCDLFETKVPEYETLLTHNRIWLERTREVGVISGEAATAIGLSGPPLRASGIFRDIRKDEPYAAYSEFEFDVPLGTRGDTYDRYLVRIEEFYQSLRIIRQALDGLPEGPVIGKVPRLIKPPAGETYHAIEAPKGELGYFIASDGKSLSPYRFRVRPPSFCNLQALRQLVKGHLVADVVALIGTIDIVLGEVDR
- the nuoH gene encoding NADH-quinone oxidoreductase subunit NuoH is translated as MIDLLVIPILQIVILLAGLLTAVAYATLLERKIQAWVQSRLGPMRVGPSGVLQPVADVLKLLLKEDITPARADKWVYTAAPILAVVPSLVVFAVIPFGPVMEIFGRPVALTITDINVGLLYLVSVSSIGVYGIILAGYASNSKYPLLAGLRASAQLISYEVAVTMTLVSMILMAGTLSMVGIVNAQLNAGLWYAFVQPVALLIFFVGGLAETNRAPFDMPEAEQELVGGFHTEYSGMRFALFYLAEYINMIVVCTMVTTLFLGGWLRPFPNVGALWVLDYVPGWIWFLLKTFVAFYVFMWIRATLPRYRYDQLMRLGWKVLIPLAIANLIVTAAAKVFL
- a CDS encoding NADH-quinone oxidoreductase subunit J, which produces MTALGFWTLAAFILGFAALVITTKNPVHSVLFLVLNFLCVAALYVLLRAEFLAVIQVLVYAGGIVVLYLFVVMLVNLKRPPEEHVAPQRYGKSGAVLAGAVLAEFTAILVYGTLRLTPSGPGVGKGVSSLGGNVQTLGWLLYTDYLVPFEVASMLLLVAMVGAIVLAKREL
- the nuoK gene encoding NADH-quinone oxidoreductase subunit NuoK; translation: MTPTHYALLSAALFTIGLIGVLVRRNIIIVFMSIELMLNAVNINLIAYSAQWQNAIGQVFAVFVIAVAAAEAAVGLGIVLAFYRNKETVNIDEMNLMKW
- the nuoL gene encoding NADH-quinone oxidoreductase subunit L; this translates as MKFIWLLPLLPLLGAALNGVLGIRWYSRRVSAGLACATMAAATAIGLTAFVQLLQLPPDQRVYDVTLGRWLPPIPLVTAHGVGAFEAAWTFRLDPLSAMMVLVVTGIGFLIHVYSVAYMMDEPRGAYARFFAYLNLFCAFMLTLVLGANFLVMFVGWEGVGLCSYLLIGFWYEKKSAADAGKKAFITNRVGDWGFLLGMFLVFYTFGTLDFREVAARAAAFPVETAGFGVISAICLLLFVGATGKSAQIPLYVWLPDAMEGPTPVSALIHAATMVTAGVYMVGRNAVLFSHAPDVLLIVAIVGALTAIMAASIGLVQNDIKRVLAYSTVSQLGYMFLAMGMGAFAAGAFHLMTHAFFKALLFLGSGAVIHAMAGEQDMRKMGGLRTFLPITYVTMFAGTLAIAGIPPLAGFFSKDEILYQTFLHNRALWLIAVVTALMTAFYMFRLVNMTFHGAYRGRPWAHGQAHTDDRDVSGGHGPADGGAAAGHAAHAWHGPHEAPAAMTFPLMVLAVGAIVAGLVGIPAALGGTNAIEHFLAPSFAAPVADLAHGVAEAGHEGAGEAGHLSRAAEIGLMIFSVMVAALGIWVARRFYVEHPDIPKRLAERWSGAYRTLLNKYYVDELYDATVISGTLSSARGLWKFDSGVVDGAVDGSGLITRLVSWASGIFDKYVVDGLVNLVGRVTGESSVVTRRLQTGLLQNYALLMLFGVFAFLAIYWIAG